In Chelonia mydas isolate rCheMyd1 chromosome 28, rCheMyd1.pri.v2, whole genome shotgun sequence, a single window of DNA contains:
- the LOC102945919 gene encoding alpha-2,8-sialyltransferase 8F isoform X1 codes for MENPPLDPSARRGPPRMLRKQSWALVLAVGTTLSFSLSVLWRVQSRAPPRAEKASFAGMGSACEPGIGWLASKPSPEAREMAAEQCQELGQKLSQGVLPVRLDEAWIWRQLTLVQSCPWAHNASALGQYREQLGRRCNATASLVLTRDNTPLGSRIVYDGQRAKKYLVKEELLEMLPQGSPFQDAPYECCALVGSGGILRNSSCGPEIDRAQFVIRFNLPPMDFAKDVGTKSSVITVNPSILDLRFRGLNWRRRPFAEAVGTYGAPLLLIPAFSFAGISAVSFQALYTLEDFGSPARALFMNPEYLARLDGHWRRRGLRANRLSSGFMLVNAALEMCRHLTLYGFWPFPSDPEGRPLPHHYYNNQPPKLGFHAMPEEFTRYLGLHLQGALWLHLGRCR; via the exons atggagaatccacctctcGACC cGAGCGCCAGGAGGGGCCCCCCGAGGATGCTGCggaagcagagctgggccctggTCCTGGCCGTGGGCACCACCCTCAGCTTCAGCCTCTCCGTGCTGTGGAGGGTTCAGAG CCGTGCCCCCCCGCGGGCGGAAAAAGCCTCCTTTGCTGGTATGGGATCAGCGTGCGAACCAGGGATCGGCTGGCTGGCCTCGAAGcccag CCCTGAGGCCAGGGAGATGGCCGCGGAGcagtgccaggagctggggcagaaATTGAGCCAGGGGGTCCTCCCCGTGAG gCTGGACGAGGCCTGGATCTGGAGGCAGCTGACGCTGGTGCAGAGCTGCCCCTGGGCACATAACGCCAGCGCCCTGGGCCAGTACAG ggagcagctggggcgCCGCTGTAATGCCACGGCCAGCCTGGTGCTGACCCGGGACAACACCCCGCTGGGCTCCCGGATCGTCTACGACGGACAGCGGGCCAAGAAGTATCTGGTGaaggaggagctgctggagaTGCTGCCGCAg GGCTCCCCGTTTCAGGACGCCCCCTACGAGTGCTGCGCcctggtggggagtggggggatccTTCGTAACAGCAGCTGTGGCCCCGAGATCGACCGCGCCCAGTTCGTCATCAG GTTCAACCTGCCCCCCATGGACTTTGCCAAGGACGTGGGCACCAAATCGAGCGTCATCACCGTGAACCCCAGCATCCTGGATTTACG GTTCAGGGGTCTGAACTGGCGGCGACGTCCCTTCGCGGAGGCGGTGGGCACCTACGGGGCCCCGCTGCTCCTCATCCCGGCCTTCAGCTTCGCCGGCATCAGCGCGGTCTCCTTCCAGGCCCTTTACACCCTGGAGGACTTCGGCTCCCCGGCCCGGGCCCTCTTCATGAACCCCGAGTACCTGGCGCGGCTGGATGGGCACTGGCGTCGCCGGGGGCTGCGCGCCAACCGCCTCTCTTCGGGCTTCATGCTGGTGAATGCCGCCCTGGAGATGTGCCGGCACCTCACCCTCTACGGcttctggcccttccccagcgACCCCGAGGGGCGGCCCCTGCCCCATCACTATTACAACAACCAGCCCCCCAAGCTGGGCTTTCACGCCATGCCCGAAGAGTTCACCCGCTACCTGGGCCTGCACCTGCAGGGCGCGCTGTGGCTGCATCTGGGGCGCTGCCGGTGA
- the LOC102945919 gene encoding alpha-2,8-sialyltransferase 8F isoform X2, with translation MLRKQSWALVLAVGTTLSFSLSVLWRVQSRAPPRAEKASFAGMGSACEPGIGWLASKPSPEAREMAAEQCQELGQKLSQGVLPVRLDEAWIWRQLTLVQSCPWAHNASALGQYREQLGRRCNATASLVLTRDNTPLGSRIVYDGQRAKKYLVKEELLEMLPQGSPFQDAPYECCALVGSGGILRNSSCGPEIDRAQFVIRFNLPPMDFAKDVGTKSSVITVNPSILDLRFRGLNWRRRPFAEAVGTYGAPLLLIPAFSFAGISAVSFQALYTLEDFGSPARALFMNPEYLARLDGHWRRRGLRANRLSSGFMLVNAALEMCRHLTLYGFWPFPSDPEGRPLPHHYYNNQPPKLGFHAMPEEFTRYLGLHLQGALWLHLGRCR, from the exons ATGCTGCggaagcagagctgggccctggTCCTGGCCGTGGGCACCACCCTCAGCTTCAGCCTCTCCGTGCTGTGGAGGGTTCAGAG CCGTGCCCCCCCGCGGGCGGAAAAAGCCTCCTTTGCTGGTATGGGATCAGCGTGCGAACCAGGGATCGGCTGGCTGGCCTCGAAGcccag CCCTGAGGCCAGGGAGATGGCCGCGGAGcagtgccaggagctggggcagaaATTGAGCCAGGGGGTCCTCCCCGTGAG gCTGGACGAGGCCTGGATCTGGAGGCAGCTGACGCTGGTGCAGAGCTGCCCCTGGGCACATAACGCCAGCGCCCTGGGCCAGTACAG ggagcagctggggcgCCGCTGTAATGCCACGGCCAGCCTGGTGCTGACCCGGGACAACACCCCGCTGGGCTCCCGGATCGTCTACGACGGACAGCGGGCCAAGAAGTATCTGGTGaaggaggagctgctggagaTGCTGCCGCAg GGCTCCCCGTTTCAGGACGCCCCCTACGAGTGCTGCGCcctggtggggagtggggggatccTTCGTAACAGCAGCTGTGGCCCCGAGATCGACCGCGCCCAGTTCGTCATCAG GTTCAACCTGCCCCCCATGGACTTTGCCAAGGACGTGGGCACCAAATCGAGCGTCATCACCGTGAACCCCAGCATCCTGGATTTACG GTTCAGGGGTCTGAACTGGCGGCGACGTCCCTTCGCGGAGGCGGTGGGCACCTACGGGGCCCCGCTGCTCCTCATCCCGGCCTTCAGCTTCGCCGGCATCAGCGCGGTCTCCTTCCAGGCCCTTTACACCCTGGAGGACTTCGGCTCCCCGGCCCGGGCCCTCTTCATGAACCCCGAGTACCTGGCGCGGCTGGATGGGCACTGGCGTCGCCGGGGGCTGCGCGCCAACCGCCTCTCTTCGGGCTTCATGCTGGTGAATGCCGCCCTGGAGATGTGCCGGCACCTCACCCTCTACGGcttctggcccttccccagcgACCCCGAGGGGCGGCCCCTGCCCCATCACTATTACAACAACCAGCCCCCCAAGCTGGGCTTTCACGCCATGCCCGAAGAGTTCACCCGCTACCTGGGCCTGCACCTGCAGGGCGCGCTGTGGCTGCATCTGGGGCGCTGCCGGTGA
- the LOC102945919 gene encoding alpha-2,8-sialyltransferase 8F isoform X3, which produces MLRKQSWALVLAVGTTLSFSLSVLWRVQSPEAREMAAEQCQELGQKLSQGVLPVRLDEAWIWRQLTLVQSCPWAHNASALGQYREQLGRRCNATASLVLTRDNTPLGSRIVYDGQRAKKYLVKEELLEMLPQGSPFQDAPYECCALVGSGGILRNSSCGPEIDRAQFVIRFNLPPMDFAKDVGTKSSVITVNPSILDLRFRGLNWRRRPFAEAVGTYGAPLLLIPAFSFAGISAVSFQALYTLEDFGSPARALFMNPEYLARLDGHWRRRGLRANRLSSGFMLVNAALEMCRHLTLYGFWPFPSDPEGRPLPHHYYNNQPPKLGFHAMPEEFTRYLGLHLQGALWLHLGRCR; this is translated from the exons ATGCTGCggaagcagagctgggccctggTCCTGGCCGTGGGCACCACCCTCAGCTTCAGCCTCTCCGTGCTGTGGAGGGTTCAGAG CCCTGAGGCCAGGGAGATGGCCGCGGAGcagtgccaggagctggggcagaaATTGAGCCAGGGGGTCCTCCCCGTGAG gCTGGACGAGGCCTGGATCTGGAGGCAGCTGACGCTGGTGCAGAGCTGCCCCTGGGCACATAACGCCAGCGCCCTGGGCCAGTACAG ggagcagctggggcgCCGCTGTAATGCCACGGCCAGCCTGGTGCTGACCCGGGACAACACCCCGCTGGGCTCCCGGATCGTCTACGACGGACAGCGGGCCAAGAAGTATCTGGTGaaggaggagctgctggagaTGCTGCCGCAg GGCTCCCCGTTTCAGGACGCCCCCTACGAGTGCTGCGCcctggtggggagtggggggatccTTCGTAACAGCAGCTGTGGCCCCGAGATCGACCGCGCCCAGTTCGTCATCAG GTTCAACCTGCCCCCCATGGACTTTGCCAAGGACGTGGGCACCAAATCGAGCGTCATCACCGTGAACCCCAGCATCCTGGATTTACG GTTCAGGGGTCTGAACTGGCGGCGACGTCCCTTCGCGGAGGCGGTGGGCACCTACGGGGCCCCGCTGCTCCTCATCCCGGCCTTCAGCTTCGCCGGCATCAGCGCGGTCTCCTTCCAGGCCCTTTACACCCTGGAGGACTTCGGCTCCCCGGCCCGGGCCCTCTTCATGAACCCCGAGTACCTGGCGCGGCTGGATGGGCACTGGCGTCGCCGGGGGCTGCGCGCCAACCGCCTCTCTTCGGGCTTCATGCTGGTGAATGCCGCCCTGGAGATGTGCCGGCACCTCACCCTCTACGGcttctggcccttccccagcgACCCCGAGGGGCGGCCCCTGCCCCATCACTATTACAACAACCAGCCCCCCAAGCTGGGCTTTCACGCCATGCCCGAAGAGTTCACCCGCTACCTGGGCCTGCACCTGCAGGGCGCGCTGTGGCTGCATCTGGGGCGCTGCCGGTGA